The sequence GTTCCTTGGCTGCTGCCGCCAGAGGAACTGAAGCACCAGCCAGCCAAGATCAGTGCATTGCTCTGCCAACATGCCAGAGCCCAGGTCAGACCCCACATCCCTTGCTCCAGCCTCCGTTCCGGCAGTGTTACCTGGCGTTGACGACGTTGCTGAGGTCAGGGGGCAGGGCTCCACTGTTTGCTGCTCGTGCTGCTTCAGGATTTGGGTAGGGCTGGGGGAAGTAATCTGAGAGCTTGCCAGGCCGCATAAACATCTCCCCGTTCTCGTTGGGTCCGTCCTGCATCTGATACTGTTGTGGGACATGCGAAAGTTGAGTGCGAGAGTCCCATGCCTCCTCAGGCTGCAGGCAGCCAGGCTCTCAgcatcccatctggcccagaatTAACCGCTGTTCCCCATCATGCAGCTCCCAACATCtccagcagcacgactcagcctctTCCAAAGGGAGCATCTCCTTGTCAGCCACAACACCGCGAATCTGGCCCTGGCTCAGTACCCTTCCCTGTGGTGCCCCCCTTCCCTGTGGTGCCCCTCTCCCAATTCTTacctcctcagccagggccttGGCTTCAGCTTCGGTGTGGGTGACACCAACAAGATTGCGGAAGGCTACATACTCcatgctgtggcaagctgaacacaCCTCCTTGTACACCTGGTAGCCACGCCGGACGCTGGAGacaaaaattttttaaaacattatttaaagtatttatatctCTCATCTTTTTGGGATATGTGTGTTCTCATGTGGCGAATTACAActaattcaaaatattttttttaaaatacaaacctGTAAGTTAGACAATGAAACACAGCAACAGCTAAAAGCTAAATGTAGGCAAGactttcccttcttccttaaaGGATGGAGGTGGCAGGTGGGGACACTCTAGGGTGGCCGCCACAGCAGGCAGCAAGGAAGCATCCTCTAGGAGCATAGACAATGGGAACTACTCAACAGGATGTAACGTGTCATACCCAAAGCAAAAAGGGTGTGGCCAGTGTCTGCGTAGGTAGacaaggcagggatggagaaaggTCAGGGTACAAAGCAAAGCAGGGCTGACCACGTGGACTCAAGGAGAGGGGCAACAGGATCGTAATGATAGAGAAGAAAGCAGCATTTGCTTCCTGTTTATGAGAAGGTAGGAGACACAGCAGGGAGGTAGCTCCACTGTTCTCAAACAGAGGCACCCCCATGACAGGCAAGGGCCTCAGCAGAATGGAACATGAAAGAGATGGCAGGAAATTGAGAGAGATGAGTTCAAGTTCTGATTTCTATGTCTCTGGGACCGGGACGAAGACAGCACAGCATGAGAGGGGCGCAGGAAAGAGCAGAGCAGCTCTGTCTTCGTCATGCTTAACATGAAAGATCTGGGTAAGAAATGTGAGCAAGATGTGAACCTGACTAAAGGCACAGGAGAGACCCACCCCACTGGCTGGAAAGGCCAAGGGGGATGCCTCAATTTCTAGAAAGCAACCCCATCctgctctgtctccctccccccatgtccGCACCTGCTGTGATCCAGGGAAGACAGCATGCCTCGGTGGCTCCAAGGGTACTTGGGCGGATGCAGCTCCAGCTCACCAGCACTCACGGCAGTGTGAAGGGCCAAGGCCAGGCCTGCTCCGCCGGCCGTCAACACCCCCAGCGTGGTCAGGGCCACTTTCCTGCCTCGGGAGAGACCAGTCAGAGATGCCATATTGGCCtacaggaacagagaagaacagaATGAGCGCCGGAGCATAAGCAGTGGGCATGGCTGGACTGGCATCACTCGCGCCCTACAAAAGAAGCAAGAATTAGGCTACAAGGGCTTCTACCTTGGACTCCTACCCAGCACTGCTAAAGCAGCAGCAGCGTCCCAAAAACTGCACTCCAAATGGGCCCCACACTTTGCTGACACCAAGCCAGGcagtttgtccatctagccttACCTAGTCTACGGGTAAACCATGTAGAGATTGCTAAAAACGTTACGTGGTATGTAAATTCTCTGAATGAATGAACATGACCAGCAGTAGTTCTCCAGCAGAAGACGTTCCCTTCACCTGCTATGTGCTCCTCTCAACTGGGAGACCCCAAGGAACaagaacttggggccttctggaGATAAATCACCCCCCCCCAAGCAATGGCCCACCCCCAGATTCCTTCTCCAGAACTACATTTTGTGTGGAGAAAGGGGGCATGAAATGCACCCTGAGTCACCGAACTTGGCCACACTGGTCAAAATCCAAAGTGGAGCAGAGCATCAGAGTTGTCTCCAGCTCATTTACAAGCATCACTCTAC is a genomic window of Rhineura floridana isolate rRhiFlo1 chromosome 1, rRhiFlo1.hap2, whole genome shotgun sequence containing:
- the LOC133375524 gene encoding cytochrome c1, heme protein, mitochondrial isoform X1; translated protein: MAAAAGVSAARSLARSRGGLLLPPLPGGPRPRANMASLTGLSRGRKVALTTLGVLTAGGAGLALALHTAVSAGELELHPPKYPWSHRGMLSSLDHSSVRRGYQVYKEVCSACHSMEYVAFRNLVGVTHTEAEAKALAEEYQMQDGPNENGEMFMRPGKLSDYFPQPYPNPEAARAANSGALPPDLSNVVNARHGGEDYVFSLLTGYCDPPAGVPEREGLHFNPFFPGQAIAMAPPIYDEILEFEDGTPASMSQVAKDICTFLRWTAEQEHDHRKRMGLKMLLIGGLLLPLTYYLKRHKWSVLKSRKIAYRPPK
- the LOC133375524 gene encoding cytochrome c1, heme protein, mitochondrial isoform X2, which codes for MASLTGLSRGRKVALTTLGVLTAGGAGLALALHTAVSAGELELHPPKYPWSHRGMLSSLDHSSVRRGYQVYKEVCSACHSMEYVAFRNLVGVTHTEAEAKALAEEYQMQDGPNENGEMFMRPGKLSDYFPQPYPNPEAARAANSGALPPDLSNVVNARHGGEDYVFSLLTGYCDPPAGVPEREGLHFNPFFPGQAIAMAPPIYDEILEFEDGTPASMSQVAKDICTFLRWTAEQEHDHRKRMGLKMLLIGGLLLPLTYYLKRHKWSVLKSRKIAYRPPK